The following proteins are encoded in a genomic region of Micrococcaceae bacterium Sec5.8:
- a CDS encoding isoprenylcysteine carboxylmethyltransferase family protein, whose product MAHEPLLSAAPGWRRWGRAYYALQAVGGFLWWVAVFVSPETRAATLGTLDPATVAVFDIPLFVLASAAAASGVRAAAVATTGWTGGVAVALAVYATFTAEAGWGVLSMAAATAGSLIALCLVLLGRVPTGWLIRGPFAFRPAGNRRTAATNVASTLGQIVLFWGFFLVVLPAVIAVLEQRWAVELPFPSWAGPTGGAVLVLASALGIWSAVVMSTLGAGTPLPSAMPNHLVIAGPYHWIRNPMAVAGIAQGAAVGLILQSWLVVAYAVAGSLVWNYAVRPLEETDLEHRFGAEFEHYRGTVRCWLPGLPASRRTTRTMSGNCAVAGERVEP is encoded by the coding sequence ATGGCACACGAACCGCTGCTGTCCGCAGCACCCGGGTGGCGTCGTTGGGGTCGGGCTTATTACGCCTTACAGGCCGTCGGGGGATTTTTATGGTGGGTGGCGGTTTTCGTATCGCCGGAGACGCGCGCAGCGACCCTCGGCACTCTCGACCCGGCCACGGTGGCCGTCTTTGACATTCCCCTGTTCGTCCTGGCATCAGCCGCGGCAGCCTCTGGCGTCAGGGCGGCCGCGGTAGCGACCACCGGATGGACCGGCGGGGTCGCCGTCGCGCTCGCCGTCTACGCCACCTTCACTGCCGAGGCGGGCTGGGGTGTCCTGAGTATGGCCGCGGCCACGGCAGGATCGCTGATCGCGCTGTGCCTGGTCCTGCTGGGGCGGGTGCCGACCGGGTGGCTCATTCGCGGTCCGTTCGCCTTCCGCCCCGCCGGCAACCGCCGGACTGCCGCGACCAACGTGGCTTCGACCTTGGGGCAGATTGTCCTGTTCTGGGGGTTCTTCCTGGTGGTCCTGCCCGCCGTCATAGCGGTCCTGGAACAGCGCTGGGCGGTGGAGCTTCCCTTTCCATCATGGGCGGGCCCCACCGGGGGCGCGGTTCTGGTACTCGCCAGCGCTCTCGGCATCTGGTCGGCAGTTGTGATGTCAACGCTGGGAGCTGGCACTCCCCTGCCGTCGGCAATGCCCAACCACCTGGTCATCGCAGGTCCGTATCACTGGATCCGCAATCCGATGGCGGTCGCAGGCATCGCCCAGGGCGCCGCCGTTGGCCTTATCCTGCAGTCGTGGCTGGTCGTTGCCTATGCGGTGGCAGGTTCGCTGGTGTGGAACTACGCCGTCAGGCCGCTGGAGGAAACCGACCTTGAGCATCGGTTCGGCGCGGAATTCGAGCACTACCGCGGCACGGTGCGCTGCTGGCTGCCGGGGCTGCCGGCGTCCCGGCGGACCACCCGGACAATGTCCGGCAACTGTGCGGTGGCAGGCGAACGCGTTGAGCCGTAG
- a CDS encoding DUF2975 domain-containing protein yields the protein MSRRTSLLITAALVALLLAGALTQVWVLPAAVERVVAVFPEVKPLALPAIVWGILAIACWQAPAGIGVWLVLRARHHGFDTLSYDWLRVALGCLLAFIALVVSAVAALSGLGYATPGVMFGLIAGGLVALIAAGGLVLVLGDRPAVLRRPHHEPGARRLCSRTASAYRK from the coding sequence TTGAGCCGTAGAACCTCGTTGCTGATCACGGCCGCACTTGTCGCGTTGCTGCTCGCCGGCGCCCTCACGCAGGTGTGGGTTCTTCCCGCCGCGGTTGAGCGCGTGGTTGCCGTCTTTCCGGAAGTCAAACCGCTGGCGCTGCCCGCAATCGTCTGGGGAATCCTGGCGATCGCGTGCTGGCAGGCACCCGCCGGCATCGGCGTGTGGCTTGTCCTCCGTGCCCGCCACCACGGATTCGATACGTTGTCCTACGACTGGCTCCGGGTGGCCCTTGGTTGCCTGCTCGCTTTTATTGCATTGGTCGTGTCCGCAGTTGCTGCGTTGAGTGGCTTGGGGTACGCGACCCCGGGTGTGATGTTTGGCCTCATCGCTGGAGGGCTTGTGGCGCTGATCGCGGCCGGCGGCCTTGTTCTCGTCCTTGGGGACCGGCCCGCAGTCCTGCGGAGGCCGCACCACGAACCGGGAGCCCGGCGCCTATGCAGCCGCACTGCGTCGGCGTACCGTAAATGA
- a CDS encoding DUF2231 domain-containing protein, translated as MPLPQRCAQIVAGSSFADRVAAAQELVYGPILGWAGRSPFHTAVLGHSVHPVLTDLTLGCWISATILDVAGGSQARRSAALLVGAGLAAAGPTALAGASDWAGMTGAERRIGAVHALGTDAAVFLFLGSLIARRRGRHSLGTGLGLAGNAVAAGAGFLGGHLALNRGTARRAVSPG; from the coding sequence ATGCCTCTTCCGCAGCGATGTGCGCAGATCGTAGCCGGGAGTTCCTTCGCGGACCGGGTGGCCGCCGCCCAGGAACTTGTGTATGGGCCGATCCTCGGCTGGGCCGGGCGCAGCCCGTTCCACACCGCTGTCCTTGGCCACTCCGTGCATCCGGTCCTCACCGACCTAACGCTCGGATGCTGGATCAGCGCGACCATCCTGGATGTGGCGGGAGGATCCCAGGCGCGCCGCAGTGCCGCACTCCTGGTCGGAGCCGGGCTGGCGGCGGCCGGGCCAACGGCGCTCGCAGGCGCCAGTGACTGGGCCGGAATGACGGGCGCCGAGCGCCGGATCGGCGCCGTTCACGCGCTGGGAACCGATGCCGCCGTGTTTCTTTTCCTCGGCTCCCTGATTGCACGCCGACGGGGCAGACATTCCCTGGGCACGGGGCTGGGCCTCGCTGGAAACGCCGTCGCGGCAGGGGCGGGCTTCCTGGGCGGGCATTTGGCACTTAACCGCGGAACCGCCAGGAGAGCCGTTTCTCCTGGTTAG
- a CDS encoding SDR family oxidoreductase, which yields MTAHDGVLRGRVAVVTGSSRGLGFAMARLLGHAGATVVVASRSDDDVAAAVERLRADGITASGRRCDTGELADVEVLRDEALRLGTLDIWVNNAGTSGVFGPTASTPVDDFTRVVRTNILGTFHGSRVALPVFLDQGHGDLVNVYGQGDQGPVALQNAYASSKRWVRQFTETLRLETRSTGVRVHGMNPGLVTTDMLGHITSQPGYEHGLGALQVVVGLWGQGPDAAARPLLDLVTSDTAAFRYLTKRTMVTRGVRNVLAGRLRRANRMPLDVTVLADHSPEDHSIKDHGPGDRGIKDHHVE from the coding sequence ATGACTGCGCACGATGGCGTCCTCCGCGGGCGTGTGGCTGTGGTGACCGGCTCCAGCCGGGGCCTGGGGTTCGCCATGGCCCGGCTGCTGGGGCACGCGGGAGCGACGGTGGTGGTGGCGTCCAGGTCCGACGACGACGTCGCGGCCGCCGTCGAACGGCTGCGCGCGGACGGGATCACGGCGTCCGGACGGCGGTGTGACACCGGTGAGCTGGCCGACGTCGAAGTTCTGCGCGACGAGGCCCTGCGCCTTGGGACGCTCGACATCTGGGTCAACAACGCCGGAACCTCCGGTGTTTTCGGGCCTACGGCGTCAACACCGGTGGACGACTTCACCCGGGTGGTCCGCACGAACATTCTCGGCACGTTCCATGGGTCCAGGGTTGCGCTGCCGGTGTTCCTCGATCAAGGCCATGGCGATCTCGTCAACGTTTACGGCCAGGGCGATCAGGGTCCGGTCGCGTTGCAAAATGCGTATGCGTCGAGCAAGCGGTGGGTCCGCCAGTTCACGGAGACGCTGCGGCTGGAAACCCGGAGCACCGGTGTCCGGGTGCATGGCATGAACCCGGGCCTGGTGACGACCGACATGCTGGGGCACATCACGTCCCAGCCCGGATACGAGCACGGACTGGGCGCACTGCAGGTTGTCGTTGGACTGTGGGGGCAGGGCCCTGATGCTGCCGCGCGCCCCTTGCTGGACCTCGTCACTTCCGACACCGCTGCATTCCGGTACCTGACCAAGAGGACCATGGTGACGCGGGGGGTCCGCAACGTGCTGGCCGGACGCCTCCGCCGCGCCAACCGCATGCCTCTGGACGTCACGGTCCTGGCAGATCACAGCCCGGAAGATCACAGCATAAAAGATCACGGCCCGGGAGATCGCGGCATAAAAGATCACCACGTGGAGTGA
- a CDS encoding DUF222 domain-containing protein: MAAAPEQGNPLGPDPSGSTDPLFDVADACLDALTDVARFEARAAALKVLLTAEFVQAAGALVLPARSAQEGSAQAMAVIAEVACALTVSEGTAAALVSESRALTTALPRTLAALQAGTISWQHARIVVDETAHLDAAGAAGLEEHFLDPEAAKPARGCPAGELVPGRFRAKVRAWRERHHPVSIEKRHAKSAEDRRVEFVPDRDGMAWLSTYLPAATAAGIWDRTTTAARALQGPSEARTLTQLRADVAAAWLLTSGTNRTDATGGTGGTGGTGGTGAGDVPSPRAQVLITVPVLSLLGAAEEPATLDGYGPIPPSMARRLIAEGAGSFHRVLIDPRDGAPLEIGRSSYRLTGAQRRWLRLRDGKCPFPGCNNASLDNEADHLLAWADGGTTGITNLGQPCRKHHRLKHTSAWTPTGASKNHPPGWTSPMGRRYPSESQDWEPPPWPGPVLTQDLIFDVEPPPDQEPEFDPDLPPDDATGQDFDLDLPEDPFPDLFSAA, encoded by the coding sequence ATGGCCGCCGCACCGGAGCAGGGCAATCCGCTTGGTCCCGATCCTTCGGGTAGCACCGATCCGTTGTTTGATGTGGCCGATGCGTGCCTGGACGCCCTGACGGACGTGGCCCGGTTTGAGGCCCGGGCCGCGGCGTTGAAGGTCCTGCTGACCGCTGAGTTCGTGCAGGCGGCCGGGGCCTTGGTACTCCCGGCGCGGTCCGCTCAGGAGGGCAGCGCGCAGGCGATGGCCGTTATTGCCGAGGTCGCGTGCGCCCTGACGGTCAGTGAAGGGACCGCCGCAGCCCTGGTCTCCGAATCCCGCGCGTTAACGACGGCGCTGCCGCGGACCCTGGCCGCGCTGCAGGCCGGCACGATCTCCTGGCAGCACGCCCGGATCGTTGTGGACGAAACCGCGCACTTGGACGCGGCCGGTGCCGCCGGGCTGGAGGAGCATTTCCTGGACCCCGAGGCCGCGAAACCGGCCCGCGGCTGCCCGGCCGGGGAGCTTGTCCCGGGACGGTTCCGGGCGAAAGTGCGCGCCTGGCGGGAACGCCACCACCCGGTCAGCATCGAAAAACGCCACGCCAAAAGCGCAGAAGACCGGCGGGTCGAGTTCGTCCCGGACCGGGACGGCATGGCCTGGCTCTCCACCTACCTGCCGGCAGCAACGGCCGCGGGGATCTGGGACCGGACCACCACCGCCGCCCGGGCCCTTCAAGGACCCTCCGAGGCCCGCACCCTGACCCAGCTCCGCGCCGACGTCGCCGCGGCGTGGCTGCTGACCAGCGGGACAAATCGAACGGATGCCACAGGTGGAACGGGTGGAACGGGTGGGACGGGTGGGACGGGTGCCGGGGATGTTCCGTCGCCCCGGGCGCAGGTTCTGATCACCGTCCCCGTCCTGTCCCTGCTGGGCGCCGCCGAAGAGCCCGCCACCTTGGACGGCTACGGTCCCATCCCGCCCTCCATGGCCCGCCGCCTGATCGCAGAAGGAGCCGGGTCCTTCCACCGGGTCCTGATCGATCCCCGCGACGGTGCACCGTTGGAGATCGGCCGGAGCAGTTACCGGCTCACCGGAGCCCAGCGGCGCTGGCTTCGGCTCCGGGACGGCAAGTGCCCCTTTCCAGGGTGTAACAATGCTTCCCTGGATAACGAAGCAGACCACCTGCTGGCCTGGGCCGACGGCGGCACCACCGGGATCACGAACCTGGGCCAGCCCTGCCGCAAACACCACCGCCTCAAACACACCTCAGCCTGGACACCCACCGGGGCCAGCAAAAACCACCCGCCAGGATGGACCTCACCAATGGGACGGCGGTACCCCAGCGAATCCCAGGACTGGGAACCACCACCCTGGCCCGGGCCCGTCCTGACCCAGGACCTGATATTCGACGTCGAACCTCCCCCGGACCAAGAACCTGAGTTCGATCCGGATCTACCTCCTGACGACGCCACCGGCCAAGATTTCGATCTTGACCTGCCCGAAGACCCTTTCCCGGACTTGTTTTCGGCTGCGTAG
- a CDS encoding 3-hydroxyacyl-CoA dehydrogenase has product MTDIKTLTVLGTGVLGSQIAYQAAFHGFAVTAYDIDDAALDKARARFAQLAGIYRTQVAGADEGTTEAALANLHLTADLGAAVADADLVIEAVPELLALKQDTYRKLADLAPAKTIFATNSSTLLPSDLKDSTGRPDRFLAIHYANNIWAQNIAEVMGTADTDPAVFDAVVEFARNSGLEPIEIKKEKAGYVLNSLLVPLLNAAAGLLLQGIASPETIDKTWRIATGAPSGPFQIYDVVGLGTAYNIAASSRDAGSQAFAAYLKDNYIDQGKLGVTTGEGFYKY; this is encoded by the coding sequence ATGACCGACATCAAAACGCTGACTGTGCTCGGAACCGGAGTGCTTGGATCCCAAATCGCCTACCAGGCAGCGTTCCACGGTTTTGCCGTCACCGCCTATGACATTGACGACGCAGCCCTGGACAAGGCCAGGGCCCGTTTTGCCCAGCTTGCCGGTATCTACCGGACTCAAGTTGCCGGCGCCGACGAAGGCACGACGGAAGCAGCCCTTGCCAACCTGCACCTCACCGCGGACCTGGGCGCCGCCGTCGCCGACGCCGACCTCGTGATCGAAGCCGTGCCCGAACTGCTGGCGCTCAAGCAGGACACGTACCGCAAGCTCGCGGACCTGGCCCCCGCCAAGACCATCTTCGCCACGAACTCCTCAACCCTGCTGCCCAGCGACCTGAAGGACTCCACCGGCCGGCCCGATCGCTTCCTCGCCATCCACTACGCCAACAACATCTGGGCGCAGAACATTGCCGAAGTTATGGGCACCGCCGACACCGATCCGGCGGTGTTCGACGCCGTCGTCGAGTTCGCCCGGAACAGCGGACTGGAGCCCATCGAGATCAAAAAGGAGAAAGCCGGCTACGTGCTGAACTCACTCCTGGTCCCGCTCCTGAACGCGGCCGCCGGCCTGCTGCTGCAGGGCATTGCCAGCCCGGAGACGATCGACAAGACGTGGCGCATCGCCACGGGGGCGCCGAGCGGACCGTTCCAGATTTACGACGTCGTAGGGCTCGGTACCGCCTACAACATCGCCGCATCCTCCCGGGACGCCGGGTCCCAAGCGTTCGCCGCGTACCTGAAGGACAACTACATCGACCAGGGCAAGCTTGGCGTCACCACGGGCGAGGGCTTTTACAAATACTGA
- a CDS encoding TetR/AcrR family transcriptional regulator, translating into MAQRGRRTARVSGDERQDAILVTAEALLGERGFDDISIEDLARGAGISRPTFYFYFASKDEVLLALLDRVITEVEHGVGDLPRDFGSDPAGAWTRSIGMFVDVFVAHRGVATAAIAARARNDEVRALWSKSMQSWADFSTDVIRAEQARGAAPAGIDPHDLAVSLNLMNERVITAVLNQESPAIAESRALDVLSTIWIRSIYGSVNPGRP; encoded by the coding sequence ATGGCTCAACGAGGTAGACGCACAGCACGGGTCTCAGGGGACGAGCGCCAGGACGCCATCCTTGTCACGGCCGAGGCGCTGCTAGGCGAGCGTGGCTTTGACGACATATCCATCGAGGACCTGGCCCGGGGCGCCGGCATCTCCCGCCCCACCTTCTACTTCTATTTCGCCTCCAAGGACGAGGTGCTGCTGGCGCTTCTGGACCGGGTGATCACCGAGGTGGAACACGGGGTGGGTGATCTGCCGCGCGACTTCGGCAGTGACCCTGCCGGCGCCTGGACACGGTCCATCGGCATGTTCGTCGACGTGTTCGTGGCCCACCGCGGCGTCGCCACCGCGGCTATCGCAGCACGCGCCCGCAACGATGAGGTGCGGGCGCTTTGGTCCAAATCCATGCAATCCTGGGCCGACTTCTCCACCGACGTCATCCGGGCCGAACAGGCCCGGGGTGCCGCCCCCGCCGGCATCGACCCGCACGACCTCGCAGTGAGCCTGAACCTGATGAATGAGCGGGTGATCACCGCGGTCCTGAACCAGGAAAGTCCCGCCATCGCGGAATCCCGCGCATTGGACGTGTTATCAACCATTTGGATCCGAAGTATTTACGGGTCCGTCAACCCCGGCCGCCCCTAG